In the Streptomyces sp. f51 genome, one interval contains:
- a CDS encoding thioredoxin domain-containing protein, giving the protein MSKRNSQASKTAAREKLRLERERQARRDKIKRQGIVAGSLVAVLAIAGGIGYAVVQNNKPSHWDGLKDAKNVVAPANTTGTKGTTVVIGKDTAKKTLKVYEDPRCPVCAQFEQTVGTTVKKDLDDGKFKIQYIGATFIDGKDNGQGSKNALSALGAALNVSPEAFLEYKTALYSAKWHPDEQTDKFKDDSYLIKVADTVPALKANSKFQDDVKKGTYDAWAVAMSKTFDDNKDGVTGTPGFVMNGKQLTADSQGTPLLTVEAFNKAVGEALKA; this is encoded by the coding sequence ATGAGCAAGCGGAACAGCCAGGCGTCGAAGACGGCCGCGCGCGAGAAGCTGCGCCTGGAGCGCGAGCGCCAGGCCAGGCGCGACAAGATCAAGCGCCAGGGAATCGTGGCCGGCTCCCTGGTCGCGGTCCTCGCGATAGCGGGCGGCATCGGCTACGCGGTCGTGCAGAACAACAAGCCCAGCCACTGGGACGGACTGAAGGACGCCAAGAACGTCGTGGCGCCCGCCAACACCACGGGCACCAAGGGCACCACGGTCGTCATCGGCAAGGACACCGCCAAGAAGACCCTCAAGGTCTACGAGGACCCGCGCTGCCCCGTCTGCGCCCAGTTCGAGCAGACCGTCGGCACGACCGTCAAGAAGGACCTGGACGACGGCAAGTTCAAGATCCAGTACATCGGCGCCACCTTCATCGACGGCAAGGACAACGGCCAGGGCTCCAAGAACGCCCTGAGCGCTCTGGGCGCGGCGCTGAACGTCAGCCCGGAGGCGTTCCTCGAGTACAAGACGGCGCTGTACTCGGCGAAGTGGCACCCCGACGAGCAGACGGACAAGTTCAAGGACGACTCGTACCTGATCAAGGTCGCGGACACCGTCCCGGCGCTGAAGGCCAACAGCAAGTTCCAGGACGACGTCAAGAAGGGCACCTATGACGCCTGGGCCGTGGCCATGTCCAAGACCTTCGACGACAACAAGGACGGCGTGACCGGCACGCCGGGCTTCGTCATGAACGGCAAGCAGCTCACCGCGGACAGCCAGGGCACCCCGCTCCTGACGGTGGAGGCCTTCAACAAGGCGGTGGGCGAGGCCCTCAAGGCCTGA
- a CDS encoding DUF2252 domain-containing protein, which produces MSVPQLSAEQRGEQILAVFDTAFGELLAADPAAFRVKFRKMAASAFAFYRGTAALFYHDLDEDRRGGPYLDERTSRVWIHGDLHAENFGTYMDAQGRLIFNVNDFDEAYVGPFTWDLKRFAASVALIGYAKALSDEQITELVRVYAAAYRERIHDLSTGAKSDEVPPFTLDTAEGPLLDALRDARSLTRFGLLDSTTEIRDFERRFAPGGGSIELDAATRYKVLAAFDGYLETLPESSLTRPDSYRVKDVVGRRGIGIGSAGLPSYNILLEGNSDALENDVVIYIKQAQTPAVSRHITDSAIRGYFRHEGHRTVISQRALQAHADPWLGWTELDGAGQLVAEVSPYAVDLDWGDIDDPEEIASVVADLGRATATMHAAADDESGHSELVPFSTERAIDAAIAADEDGFADLLVDFAHSYGSRARGDHQIFVDLFRNGRIPGL; this is translated from the coding sequence ATGTCGGTCCCGCAGCTCAGCGCCGAGCAACGCGGCGAGCAGATCCTCGCCGTATTCGACACCGCCTTCGGCGAGCTCCTGGCCGCCGACCCGGCCGCGTTCCGTGTGAAGTTCCGCAAGATGGCGGCCTCCGCCTTCGCGTTCTACCGCGGCACGGCGGCGCTCTTCTACCACGACCTGGACGAGGACCGGCGGGGCGGCCCGTACCTGGACGAGCGCACCTCGCGCGTGTGGATCCACGGCGATCTGCACGCCGAGAACTTCGGCACGTACATGGACGCCCAGGGCCGTCTGATCTTCAACGTGAACGACTTCGACGAGGCCTATGTTGGCCCCTTCACCTGGGACCTCAAGCGCTTCGCCGCCTCCGTGGCGCTCATCGGCTACGCGAAGGCGCTCAGCGACGAGCAGATCACCGAACTGGTACGGGTGTACGCGGCCGCGTACCGCGAGCGCATCCACGACCTGTCCACCGGCGCCAAGAGCGACGAGGTGCCGCCCTTTACGCTGGACACCGCCGAGGGCCCCCTCCTGGACGCGCTGCGCGACGCCCGGTCGCTGACCCGCTTCGGGCTCCTGGACTCGACGACCGAGATCCGCGACTTCGAGCGCCGCTTCGCTCCGGGCGGCGGCTCCATCGAGCTGGACGCCGCCACCCGGTACAAGGTCCTCGCGGCCTTCGACGGCTATCTGGAGACGCTCCCGGAGTCCTCGCTGACCCGCCCGGACTCGTACAGGGTGAAGGACGTCGTGGGCCGCCGCGGCATCGGCATCGGCTCGGCGGGCCTGCCGTCGTACAACATCCTTCTGGAGGGCAACAGCGACGCCCTGGAGAACGATGTGGTGATCTACATCAAGCAGGCCCAGACCCCGGCCGTCTCGCGGCACATCACGGACTCCGCGATCCGCGGCTACTTCCGGCACGAGGGCCACCGCACGGTCATCTCGCAGCGCGCCCTCCAGGCGCACGCCGACCCGTGGCTGGGCTGGACCGAGCTGGACGGCGCGGGCCAGCTGGTCGCCGAGGTCTCGCCGTACGCGGTGGACCTGGACTGGGGCGACATCGACGACCCCGAGGAGATCGCCTCGGTGGTCGCGGACCTCGGCCGCGCCACCGCCACGATGCACGCGGCCGCCGACGACGAGAGCGGCCACTCGGAGCTGGTGCCCTTCTCCACGGAACGCGCCATCGACGCGGCCATCGCGGCCGACGAGGACGGCTTCGCCGACCTCCTGGTGGACTTCGCGCACAGTTACGGCTCCCGGGCGCGCGGTGACCACCAGATCTTCGTGGACCTGTTCCGCAACGGGCGGATCCCGGGACTCTAG
- a CDS encoding Na+/H+ antiporter, with translation MDQLALLFVLLLGAVVSVPLGERWGFPAPVLMTLLGIVLAVLDFVPNVDIPPELILPALLPPLLYAAVRRTSWRQFAANRRPIFLLAVALVFVTTLAVAGVASSIVPGLPLAAAFALGALVAPPDPVAATAVAGQLGLPRRLVSILEGEGLFNDVTAIVLYHVAIAAAVSGSFSPWRAGLDFVLSAVVALAVGLALGWAANRLMTLVGDASLQVGLTLLVPYAAYVLAEELHGSGVLAVLVTALFLAEYATDADDVMTRLAGSTVWEVVDTLVTGVAFGLIGLELHNAIRTASGRWGELLGWAATIVVVVVFVRLAWLLPATWLTKRLHAKRDYDEEIPTSWRETVVMWWAGMRGVASVALALAIPLKMDDGAPFPDRDEIVFIAFGVIMATLVLQGLTLPWLVRKLGVRADEDVEKAFEKELAVRAAKAARRRLREIEEVEELPEELSEQLLRRAFEIGVRISPDMGDEERREAHVQRVRRMKRMRRIQGEMMSAARHEVLSARSEPGADPEIVDRVLRHLDVRSLR, from the coding sequence GTGGATCAGTTGGCCCTGCTGTTCGTGCTGCTGCTCGGCGCCGTGGTCAGCGTCCCGCTCGGAGAGCGGTGGGGGTTTCCCGCGCCGGTCCTGATGACGCTGCTCGGCATAGTGCTGGCCGTGCTGGACTTCGTCCCGAACGTGGACATCCCGCCGGAACTGATCCTGCCCGCGCTGCTGCCGCCGCTGCTGTACGCCGCGGTGCGCCGTACCTCGTGGAGACAGTTCGCCGCGAACAGACGCCCGATCTTCCTGCTCGCCGTGGCCCTGGTGTTCGTCACCACACTGGCCGTCGCGGGCGTCGCGAGCTCGATCGTGCCGGGTCTGCCGCTCGCCGCCGCCTTCGCGCTCGGCGCGCTCGTGGCACCCCCGGACCCGGTCGCGGCGACCGCCGTCGCCGGTCAGCTCGGGCTGCCGCGCCGCCTGGTGTCGATCCTGGAGGGGGAGGGCCTCTTCAACGACGTGACGGCGATCGTGCTCTACCACGTCGCGATCGCCGCGGCCGTCAGCGGCAGCTTCTCGCCCTGGCGGGCCGGACTCGACTTCGTGCTCTCCGCCGTCGTCGCGCTCGCCGTCGGGCTGGCCCTCGGCTGGGCCGCGAACCGGCTGATGACCCTGGTCGGGGACGCCTCCCTCCAGGTCGGTCTCACCCTGCTGGTGCCCTACGCCGCCTACGTGCTGGCCGAGGAACTGCACGGATCGGGCGTCCTCGCCGTGCTCGTCACCGCCCTGTTCCTGGCCGAGTACGCCACCGACGCCGACGACGTCATGACCCGGCTCGCCGGGTCGACCGTCTGGGAGGTGGTGGACACGCTCGTCACCGGGGTCGCGTTCGGGCTCATCGGCCTCGAACTGCACAACGCGATCCGTACGGCGTCGGGACGCTGGGGGGAGCTGCTCGGCTGGGCCGCCACGATCGTCGTGGTGGTCGTGTTCGTCCGCCTTGCCTGGCTGCTGCCGGCGACCTGGCTGACCAAACGGCTGCACGCCAAGCGGGACTACGACGAGGAGATCCCGACCTCGTGGCGGGAGACCGTGGTCATGTGGTGGGCCGGGATGCGCGGGGTCGCCTCCGTGGCCCTGGCGCTCGCGATTCCGCTGAAGATGGACGACGGGGCGCCGTTCCCCGACCGGGACGAGATCGTGTTCATCGCGTTCGGGGTGATCATGGCGACCCTGGTGCTCCAGGGGCTCACCCTGCCGTGGCTGGTCAGGAAGCTCGGGGTGCGGGCCGACGAGGACGTCGAGAAGGCCTTCGAGAAGGAGCTCGCGGTACGGGCCGCCAAGGCCGCGCGGCGCAGGCTGCGCGAGATCGAGGAGGTCGAGGAGCTGCCGGAGGAGCTGTCCGAGCAGCTGCTGCGCCGGGCCTTCGAGATCGGGGTGCGGATCAGTCCCGACATGGGGGACGAGGAGCGGCGCGAGGCGCATGTGCAGCGGGTCCGGCGGATGAAGCGGATGCGGCGGATCCAGGGGGAGATGATGAGCGCGGCCCGGCACGAGGTGCTGTCCGCGCGGAGCGAGCCCGGGGCCGACCCGGAGATCGTGGACCGCGTCCTGCGCCACCTCGACGTCCGCAGCCTCCGCTGA
- a CDS encoding mechanosensitive ion channel domain-containing protein, producing the protein MENVLRPVIVVGGSVVLSLLIGWSVDRLLRRAADRHSQTSLWGLLRRGRVPFQLVLFAALLRGSYGQVRILVEHRTGIGRTLTLILIGAAAWLVVSIATAVVETSYSRYANAHRDPARIRRVRTQVTLIQRVVTAVVGVVAAAAMLLTFPAMRAAGASLLASAGILGIVAGVAAQSTLSNLFAGLQIAFGDMVRLGDTVVVDGEWGTVEEITLTFLTVRTWDERRITMPVSYFTSKPFENWSRGTPQMTGIVFLHLDHSAPVEAMRGKLRDILRACPAWDGRDYGLAVTDSTPSTMQVRALVTAKDADDIWTVRVTVREQLLRWLGEQHPYALPRVATAEAAPLPGQARRTGRPEADAVAARTNHGRHTHEAPRTGPGRG; encoded by the coding sequence ATGGAGAACGTACTGCGCCCGGTGATCGTCGTCGGCGGCTCGGTCGTGCTCAGCCTGCTCATCGGATGGTCCGTGGACCGTCTGCTGCGCCGGGCCGCCGACCGGCACAGCCAGACCTCCCTGTGGGGTCTGCTCCGCCGCGGCCGCGTCCCCTTCCAGCTCGTCCTGTTCGCGGCCCTGCTCAGAGGTTCCTACGGCCAGGTGAGGATCCTGGTCGAGCACCGGACCGGCATCGGCCGGACCCTGACCCTCATCCTCATCGGCGCCGCCGCCTGGCTGGTGGTGAGCATCGCCACGGCGGTCGTCGAGACCTCGTACAGCCGCTACGCGAACGCGCACCGCGATCCGGCCCGGATCCGGCGGGTCCGCACCCAGGTCACGCTGATCCAGCGGGTGGTCACCGCGGTCGTCGGTGTCGTCGCGGCCGCCGCGATGCTGCTGACGTTCCCCGCGATGCGCGCGGCCGGTGCCTCGCTGCTGGCCTCGGCCGGGATCCTCGGCATCGTCGCCGGTGTCGCCGCCCAGTCCACGCTCTCGAACCTCTTCGCCGGACTCCAGATCGCCTTCGGCGACATGGTGCGGCTCGGCGACACCGTGGTGGTCGACGGCGAGTGGGGCACCGTCGAGGAGATCACCCTGACGTTCCTGACGGTCCGGACGTGGGACGAGCGCCGGATCACCATGCCGGTCTCGTACTTCACCTCCAAGCCCTTCGAGAACTGGTCGCGCGGCACGCCCCAGATGACCGGGATCGTGTTCCTGCACCTGGACCACTCGGCCCCGGTGGAGGCGATGCGCGGGAAGCTGCGGGACATCCTGCGGGCGTGCCCGGCCTGGGACGGCCGCGACTACGGCCTCGCCGTGACCGACTCGACGCCCAGCACCATGCAGGTGCGCGCGCTGGTCACCGCGAAGGACGCGGACGACATCTGGACGGTACGGGTCACGGTCCGCGAGCAGCTGCTCCGCTGGCTGGGCGAGCAGCACCCGTACGCGCTGCCCCGTGTCGCCACCGCCGAGGCGGCGCCGCTGCCGGGGCAGGCCCGGCGGACGGGACGCCCGGAGGCGGACGCGGTGGCCGCCCGCACCAACCACGGCCGCCACACCCACGAAGCGCCCCGCACCGGCCCCGGCCGCGGCTGA
- a CDS encoding alkaline phosphatase D family protein, which yields MTSRFRSTNSGDALNSRTPRRRTVVKAAAATAVLAAPLAAALPARAAEAPAFLHGVASGDPLPDGILLWTRVTPAAEAIPGSGLGPDTQVSWTVARDKAFTSIVTTGSTVATAASDHTVKADIRGLQPATDYWFRFSAGGTDSPAARTRTAPAADAAVPGLRFGVVSCANWEAGYFSAYRHLAARSDLDAWMHLGDYIYEYKSGEYGTRGKVVRPHSPANEILTLADYRTRHGRYKTDPDLQALHHKAPVVAIWDDHEFADNSWSGGAVNHTEGAEGAWSDRQAAAKQAYFEWMPVRPAIAGTTYRRLRFGKLADLALLDLRSFRSQQASTASGSVDDPDRTITGRAQLDWLKSGLKSSDTTWRLVGNSVMISPFSVGSLSADLLKPLAKLLGLPQEGIAVNTDQWDGYTDDRRELLAHLRSNAIGNTVFLTGDIHMAWANDVPVDAGTYPLSPSAATEFVVTSMTSDNLDDIVKVPEGVVSAVAAPVIRAANRHVHWVDTDRHGYGVLDITADRAQMDYYVLSDRTNPNATSSWARSYRTRSGTQAVERTYDPV from the coding sequence GTGACCAGTCGATTCAGATCCACCAACTCCGGGGACGCGCTCAACTCCCGTACCCCGCGCCGCCGTACGGTCGTCAAGGCCGCGGCCGCCACCGCCGTTCTCGCCGCCCCGCTCGCGGCCGCCCTGCCCGCCCGCGCCGCCGAGGCGCCCGCCTTCCTGCACGGTGTCGCCTCCGGCGACCCGCTGCCCGACGGCATCCTGCTGTGGACCCGGGTGACACCCGCCGCCGAGGCGATACCCGGCTCCGGGCTCGGCCCGGACACCCAGGTGAGCTGGACCGTCGCCAGGGACAAGGCGTTCACCTCGATCGTCACCACCGGTTCCACCGTCGCGACGGCCGCCTCCGACCACACCGTCAAGGCGGACATCCGCGGTCTCCAGCCGGCCACCGACTACTGGTTCCGCTTCTCGGCGGGCGGCACCGACTCACCGGCGGCGCGTACCCGCACCGCGCCGGCAGCCGACGCGGCCGTGCCGGGCCTGCGCTTCGGCGTGGTCTCCTGCGCCAACTGGGAGGCCGGCTACTTCTCGGCGTACCGCCATCTCGCGGCCAGGAGCGACCTGGACGCCTGGATGCACCTCGGCGACTACATCTACGAGTACAAGTCCGGCGAGTACGGGACCCGAGGCAAGGTCGTACGGCCCCACTCCCCCGCCAACGAGATCCTCACCCTCGCCGACTACCGCACCCGGCACGGCCGTTACAAGACCGACCCGGACCTCCAGGCCCTGCACCACAAGGCGCCGGTCGTCGCGATCTGGGACGACCACGAGTTCGCCGACAACTCCTGGTCGGGCGGCGCGGTCAACCACACCGAGGGCGCCGAGGGCGCCTGGTCGGACCGTCAGGCGGCCGCGAAGCAGGCCTACTTCGAGTGGATGCCGGTCCGCCCGGCCATCGCGGGCACCACCTACCGCAGGCTGCGCTTCGGCAAGCTCGCCGACCTGGCGCTGCTCGACCTGCGCTCCTTCCGGTCCCAGCAGGCGTCCACCGCCAGCGGTTCGGTGGACGACCCGGACCGCACGATCACCGGGCGCGCCCAGCTCGACTGGCTGAAGTCCGGGCTCAAGTCCTCGGACACCACCTGGCGCCTGGTCGGCAACTCGGTGATGATCTCGCCGTTCTCGGTGGGCTCCCTCTCCGCCGACCTGCTCAAGCCGCTCGCCAAGCTGCTCGGGCTGCCGCAGGAGGGCATCGCCGTCAACACCGACCAGTGGGACGGCTACACCGACGACCGCCGCGAACTGCTCGCGCACCTGCGCTCCAACGCGATCGGCAACACCGTCTTCCTGACCGGTGACATCCACATGGCCTGGGCCAACGACGTGCCGGTGGACGCCGGTACGTACCCGCTGTCCCCGTCCGCCGCCACGGAGTTCGTGGTCACCTCGATGACCTCCGACAACCTCGACGACATCGTCAAGGTCCCCGAGGGCGTCGTCTCGGCCGTCGCCGCCCCGGTCATCCGCGCGGCCAACCGCCACGTCCACTGGGTCGACACCGACCGGCACGGCTACGGCGTCCTGGACATCACCGCCGACCGCGCGCAGATGGACTACTACGTGCTGTCGGACCGCACGAACCCGAACGCGACCTCGTCCTGGGCCCGTTCGTACCGCACGCGCAGCGGCACACAGGCGGTGGAACGGACGTACGACCCCGTATAG
- the dnaE gene encoding DNA polymerase III subunit alpha has protein sequence MSKPPFTHLHVHTQYSLLDGAARLKDMFDACNDMGMTHIAMSDHGNLHGAYDFFHTAKKAGVTPIIGIEAYVAPESRRNKRKIQWGQPHQKRDDVSGSGGYTHKTIWAANRTGLHNLFKLSSDAYAEGWLQKWPRMDKETISQWSEGLIASTGCPSGELQTRLRLGQFDEALKAAAEYQDIFGKDRYFLELMDHGIEIERRVRDGLLEIGKKLGIPPLVTNDSHYTYAHEATAHDALLCIQTGKNLSDPDRFRFDGTGYYLKSTDEMYAVDSSDAWQQGCANTLLVAEQIDTTGMFEAKNLMPKFDIPDGFTEITWFQEEVRRGMERRFPGGVPDDRQKQAEYEMDVIIQMGFPGYFLVVADFIMWAKKQGIAVGPGRGSAAGSIVAYAMGITDLDPIPHGLIFERFLNPERVSMPDVDIDFDERRRVEVIRYVTEKYGADKVAMIGTYGKIKAKNAIKDSARVLGYPYAMGDRLTKAMPADVLGKGIDLNGITDPSHPRYGEAGEIRGMYENEPDVKKVIDTAKGVEGLVRQMGVHAAGVIMSSEPIVDHAPIWVRHTDGVTITQWDYPQCESLGLLKMDFLGLRNLTIMDDAIKMVKANKGVDLEMLALPLDDPKTFELLCRGDTLGVFQFDGGPMRSLLRQMQPDNFEDISAVSALYRPGPMGMNSHINYAERKNGRQEITPIHPELEKPLEEVLAVTYGLIVYQEQVQKAAQIIAGYSLGEADILRRVMGKKKPDELAKNFVLFQEGARKNNYSDEAIQGLWDVLVPFAGYAFNKAHSAAYGLVSYWTGYLKANYPAEYMAALLTSVKDDKDKSAVYLNECRRMGIKVLPPNVNESEQNFAAQGDDVILFGLSAVRNVGTNVVESIIRSRKAKGKYASFPDYLDKVEAVACNKRTTESLIKAGAFDTMGHTRKGLTAQFEPMIDNVVAVKRKEAEGQFDLFGGMGDEDTSEPGFGLDVEFTTDEWDKAYLLAQEREMLGLYVSDHPLFGLEHVLSDKADAGISQLTGGEHADGAVVTIGGIISGLQRKMTKQGNAWAIATVEDLAGSMECMFFPATYQLVSTQLVEDAVVFVKGRLDKREDVPRLVAMELQVPDLSNAGTNAPVILTIPALKVTPPMVSRLGEILSHHKGESEVRIRLQGPSKTTVLRLDRHRVKPDPALFGDLKVLLGPSCLAG, from the coding sequence GTGTCGAAGCCGCCGTTCACGCACCTGCACGTCCACACCCAGTACTCGCTGCTGGACGGTGCCGCGCGGCTCAAGGACATGTTCGACGCGTGCAACGACATGGGCATGACCCACATCGCGATGAGCGACCACGGCAACCTCCACGGGGCCTATGACTTCTTCCACACCGCGAAGAAGGCGGGCGTCACCCCAATCATCGGCATCGAGGCGTACGTCGCCCCCGAGTCCCGGCGCAACAAGCGCAAGATCCAGTGGGGCCAGCCGCACCAGAAGCGCGACGACGTGTCCGGTTCGGGCGGTTACACGCACAAGACGATCTGGGCGGCGAACCGGACGGGCCTGCACAACCTCTTCAAGCTCTCCTCGGACGCGTACGCCGAGGGCTGGCTCCAGAAGTGGCCCCGGATGGACAAGGAGACGATCTCCCAGTGGTCGGAGGGGCTCATCGCCTCCACCGGCTGCCCCTCCGGCGAGCTCCAGACCAGGCTGCGCCTCGGCCAGTTCGACGAGGCGCTGAAGGCGGCCGCCGAGTACCAGGACATCTTCGGCAAGGACCGCTACTTCCTGGAGCTGATGGACCACGGCATCGAGATCGAGCGCCGGGTCCGCGACGGGCTCCTGGAGATCGGCAAGAAGCTCGGCATCCCGCCCCTGGTGACGAACGACTCGCACTACACGTACGCGCACGAGGCGACCGCCCACGACGCCCTGCTGTGCATCCAGACCGGCAAGAACCTCTCCGACCCGGACCGCTTCCGCTTCGACGGCACCGGCTACTACCTGAAGTCCACGGACGAGATGTACGCCGTCGACTCCTCGGATGCCTGGCAGCAGGGCTGCGCCAACACCCTCCTGGTGGCCGAGCAGATCGACACCACCGGCATGTTCGAGGCCAAGAACCTCATGCCGAAGTTCGACATCCCGGACGGCTTCACCGAGATCACCTGGTTCCAGGAGGAGGTGCGCCGCGGCATGGAGCGCCGCTTCCCCGGCGGCGTCCCCGACGACCGCCAGAAGCAGGCCGAGTACGAGATGGACGTCATCATCCAGATGGGGTTCCCGGGGTACTTCCTCGTCGTCGCCGACTTCATCATGTGGGCCAAGAAGCAGGGCATCGCGGTCGGCCCCGGCCGAGGGTCCGCGGCCGGCTCGATCGTCGCGTACGCCATGGGCATCACCGACCTCGACCCGATCCCGCACGGTCTGATCTTCGAGCGGTTCCTCAACCCCGAGCGCGTCTCCATGCCCGACGTCGACATCGACTTCGACGAGCGCAGGCGCGTCGAGGTGATCAGGTACGTGACCGAGAAGTACGGCGCCGACAAGGTGGCCATGATCGGCACGTACGGCAAGATCAAGGCGAAGAACGCCATCAAGGACTCCGCGCGCGTGCTGGGCTACCCGTACGCGATGGGCGACCGGCTCACCAAGGCCATGCCCGCCGACGTCCTCGGCAAGGGCATCGACCTGAACGGCATCACCGACCCCTCGCACCCCCGGTACGGCGAGGCCGGCGAGATCCGCGGGATGTACGAGAACGAACCGGACGTGAAGAAGGTCATCGACACCGCCAAGGGCGTCGAGGGCCTGGTCCGGCAGATGGGCGTGCACGCCGCCGGCGTGATCATGTCCAGCGAGCCGATCGTCGACCACGCGCCGATCTGGGTGCGGCACACCGACGGTGTGACCATCACCCAGTGGGACTACCCCCAGTGCGAGTCGCTCGGCCTGCTCAAGATGGACTTCCTGGGCCTGCGCAACCTCACGATCATGGACGACGCCATCAAGATGGTGAAGGCCAACAAGGGCGTCGACCTGGAGATGCTCGCCCTCCCGCTGGACGACCCCAAGACCTTCGAACTGCTCTGCCGGGGTGACACCCTCGGCGTCTTCCAGTTCGACGGCGGCCCCATGCGCTCGCTGCTCCGCCAGATGCAGCCCGACAACTTCGAGGACATCTCCGCCGTCTCGGCCCTGTACCGGCCGGGCCCGATGGGCATGAACTCGCACATCAACTACGCGGAGCGCAAGAACGGCCGCCAGGAGATCACACCGATCCACCCCGAGCTGGAGAAGCCGCTCGAAGAGGTGCTGGCCGTCACCTACGGCCTGATCGTCTACCAGGAGCAGGTCCAGAAGGCCGCCCAGATCATCGCCGGGTACTCGCTCGGCGAGGCCGACATCCTGCGCCGCGTGATGGGCAAGAAGAAGCCCGACGAGCTGGCGAAGAACTTCGTCCTCTTCCAGGAGGGCGCCCGCAAGAACAACTACAGCGACGAGGCGATCCAGGGCCTGTGGGACGTGCTGGTCCCCTTCGCCGGCTACGCCTTCAACAAGGCGCACTCCGCCGCGTACGGACTCGTCTCGTACTGGACCGGGTACCTGAAGGCGAACTACCCGGCCGAGTACATGGCCGCGCTGCTCACCTCGGTCAAGGACGACAAGGACAAGTCGGCCGTCTACCTCAACGAGTGCCGCCGCATGGGCATCAAGGTGCTGCCGCCGAACGTGAACGAGTCCGAGCAGAACTTCGCCGCCCAGGGCGACGACGTGATCCTCTTCGGCCTCTCCGCCGTCCGCAACGTCGGCACGAACGTGGTCGAGTCGATCATCCGCAGCCGCAAGGCCAAGGGGAAGTACGCCTCCTTCCCGGACTACCTCGACAAGGTCGAGGCCGTCGCCTGCAACAAGCGCACCACGGAATCACTGATCAAGGCGGGCGCGTTCGACACGATGGGGCACACCCGCAAGGGCCTCACCGCGCAGTTCGAGCCGATGATCGACAACGTGGTGGCGGTCAAGCGCAAGGAGGCCGAGGGCCAGTTCGACCTCTTCGGCGGCATGGGCGACGAGGACACCAGCGAGCCCGGCTTCGGGCTCGACGTGGAGTTCACCACCGACGAGTGGGACAAGGCCTATCTCCTCGCCCAGGAGCGGGAGATGCTCGGCCTGTACGTCTCCGACCACCCGCTCTTCGGACTGGAGCACGTCCTGTCCGACAAGGCCGACGCGGGCATCTCCCAGCTGACCGGCGGCGAGCACGCGGACGGCGCGGTCGTCACGATCGGCGGCATCATCTCGGGCCTCCAGCGCAAGATGACCAAGCAGGGCAACGCCTGGGCGATCGCCACCGTCGAGGACCTCGCGGGCTCCATGGAGTGCATGTTCTTCCCCGCGACCTACCAGCTGGTGTCGACCCAGCTGGTCGAGGACGCGGTCGTCTTCGTCAAGGGGCGCCTGGACAAGCGCGAGGACGTGCCGCGGCTGGTCGCGATGGAACTCCAGGTCCCGGACCTGTCGAACGCGGGCACCAACGCCCCCGTGATCCTCACCATCCCGGCCCTGAAGGTGACCCCGCCGATGGTCAGCCGGCTCGGCGAGATCCTCAGCCACCACAAGGGCGAGAGCGAGGTCCGCATCCGGCTCCAGGGCCCGAGCAAGACCACCGTGCTGCGGCTCGACCGGCACCGGGTGAAGCCGGACCCGGCGCTCTTCGGCGACCTGAAGGTGCTGCTCGGCCCGTCCTGCCTGGCCGGCTGA
- a CDS encoding dienelactone hydrolase family protein yields MNIMLFHSTYGLRPAVRAAADRLRAAGHEVWTPDLFEGRTFETVEEGMAFSDGIGKDELLKRAVLAAAPFSERGLVYAGFSLGASVGQTLALGDEKARGLLLLHGTSDIAESASVDGLPVQLHVAEPDQFETDDWLSAWYLQMQRTGADVEIYRYAGAGHLYTDPDLPDYDAEAAEATWKVALGFLDSL; encoded by the coding sequence ATGAACATCATGCTCTTTCACTCGACCTACGGCCTGCGTCCCGCGGTGCGCGCGGCGGCGGACCGGCTGCGGGCCGCGGGCCACGAGGTGTGGACCCCCGACCTCTTCGAGGGGCGCACCTTCGAGACCGTCGAGGAGGGCATGGCCTTCAGCGACGGGATCGGCAAGGACGAGCTGCTGAAGCGGGCGGTCCTGGCCGCCGCGCCCTTCTCCGAGCGCGGCCTGGTCTACGCGGGCTTCTCCCTGGGCGCCTCGGTGGGCCAGACCCTGGCCCTGGGCGACGAGAAGGCCCGCGGACTGCTCCTGCTGCACGGCACGTCGGACATCGCCGAGAGCGCCTCGGTGGACGGCCTTCCGGTCCAGCTGCACGTCGCCGAGCCGGACCAGTTCGAGACGGACGACTGGCTGAGCGCCTGGTATCTCCAGATGCAGAGAACCGGCGCGGACGTGGAGATCTACCGCTACGCGGGCGCGGGCCACCTCTACACCGACCCCGATCTCCCCGACTACGACGCCGAGGCGGCCGAGGCCACCTGGAAGGTGGCACTCGGCTTCCTCGACTCGCTGTAG